The genome window GAcacaaacccccaaacccacccctgACCCCATCCCACCTGACACaaatccccaaacccacccCGACCCCATCCCACCTGACACAActccccccagtcccacccGTGACCCCATCCCACCTGAcacaaacccccaaacccacccctgACCCCATCCCACCTGACACAActccccccagtcccacccGTGACCCCATCCCACCTGAcacaaacccccaaacccacccctgACCCCATCCCACCTGACACAActccccccagtcccacccGTGACCCCATCCCACCTGACACaaatccccaaacccacccCTGACCCCATCCCACCTGAcacaaacccccaaacccacccctgACCCCATCCCACCTGACAAAGGAGTAGCCTTTATCTGGGAACACTCGGATCTCCATGATCTGCCCGAAGGGGGAGAAGGTCTGGCGCAtcagctgctctggagcaggaaGGACAGAGAGCAGCATGAGGCACCcgtgggggacacggggacagctgGCAGGGCCGGGGCCACACGTACCTGTGAGGCCCGAGGTGACACCCCCACAGTACACGGTGCAGTTGCCGGGGCTGGACTGAGTGACCACCTCGTCGTAGGACAATTGTTTGGTGCTTGCTGGAAAAGATTGGGTGGGATTTTTAAGGGAATTGTGGAGGAGTTTTAGTCCTGGCTGGTACAGGATGTTGGGAATGACTTGCAAAGCTTTACAGGCACACGGGAGAGCCAGATGAGGGACAGGAATGCACTAGGAATGAAACAAgaatttgggaatgggaacatGCCAGGAACATtctggaaaaatcccagaaaatctCTGGAAATCCCAGAAAATTATGAGATTGAGGGAATAGAAAATTgccctaaaggggctccaggagagctggagggatttgggacaATGGATGGATGAAAGGACAGGACAGTGAAGGGCTTCCAACTGGGAAAAGGGAGattggggtgggattttgggaggaatgagggtggggaggggctgggatggaattcccagaggagctgtggctgctccatccctggcagtgcccaagtccagcttggatggggcttggagcaccctgggataggggaaggcGTCCCAGCCCAAGgcaggggtggggtgggatgggctCTGAGGtcctccccaccccaaaatctctggGATCCCCCACCCCAGGAGATGGCAGGGCACAGGGTTGGCACCTACTCTCATAGGTGCTCTTGGGAGCTGGAGGTTTCCTGGTGGCCCAGTTGGTTCGGATCTGCCGCCCCCCGAGCCACTGCCCCCCCATCTGCTGGATGGCGTTCTCAGCGTCCTggaggagagggggagagaaaaaCCCCAGTGACCCCACTGCTGGCACCCCTTCCTGAGGGACAGAGCCATGGGAGTGACCCCACTGCCCCTGAGTGACCCCACTGTTCTCCTGAGTGACCCTGAGgatgtcccaggccaggctggcaccCCTTCCTGTGGGACAGAGCCATGGGAGTGACCCCAGTGCTCTCCTGAGTGTCCCCACTGCTCTCCTGAGTGTCCCCATTGCTCTCCTGAGTGACCCCACTGCTCTCCGGAGTGACCCCATTGCTCTCCTGAGTGACCCCACTGCTTTCCTGAGTGTCCCCAGTGaccctgagtgtccccactGCTCTCCTGAGTGACCCCACTGCTTTCCTGAGTGACCCCAGTgcccctgagtgtccccagtgcTCTCCTGAGTGACCCCAGTGCTCTCCTGAGTGACCCCACTGCTCTCCTGAGTGTCCCCATTGCTCTCCCGAGTGTCCCCATTGCTCTCCCGAGTGTCCCCACTGCTCTCCTGAGTGTCCCCATTGCTCTCCCGAGTGTCCCCATTGCTCTCCTGAGTGTCCCCAGTGaccctgagtgtccccactGCTCTCTGGAGTGACCCCACTGCTTTCCTGAGTGACCCCAGTGCCCCTGAGTGACCCCACTGCTCTCCTGAGTGACCCCACTGCTTTcctgagtgtccccagtgcccctgAGTGTCCCCACTGCTCTCCTGAGTGACCCCACTGCTCTCCCGAGTGTCCCCATTGCTCTCCTGAGTGTCCCCAGTGaccctgagtgtccccactGCTCTCTGGAGTGACCCCACTGCTTTcctgagtgtccccagtgcccctgAGTGTCCTCACTGCTCTCCTGAGGGTCCCCACTGCTCTCCCGAGTGTCCCCATTGCTCTcctgagtgtccccagtgcTCTCCCGAGTGTCCCCATTGCTCTCCCGAGTGTCCCCATTGCTCTCCTGAGTGACCCCACTGCTCTCCTGAGTGACCCCAGTGCCCCTGAGTGTCCTCACTGCTCTCCTGAGTGTCCCCATTGCTCTCCTGAGTGACCCCACTGCTCTCCTGAGTGTCCCCACTGCTCTCCTGAGTGTCCCCACTGCTCTCCTGAGTGTCCCCATTGCTCTCCTGAGTGTCCCCAGTGACCCtgaaggtccttccaacccaaatgcttgtgggattctgtgatttctgtgtgtttaTAAACAGAGAAAGAGCTCTTTCCCATTTATtaaagaaggaaatgaaaggatttcactcatttttcagaggaaatgaAGGAATTTTACCCATTCATTAAGAGGAAATGAAGGGGTTTATTTTACCCATTTATTGAGGGGGAAATGAAGGGATTTTAGCCATTTATTGAAGAAGGAACTGAAGGGATTTTAGCCATTTATTCAGAGTGAAATGAAAGGATTTTAGCCATTTCTTGATAAGGAAACAAGATCTCTTATCCATTTATTAAGGGAGGAAATGAAAGGATTTCACCcatttttaaagaggaaatgAAGGGATTTTACTAATTTTTAAGAGGAAATGAAAGGATTTTACCCATTTTAAGAGGAAATGAAGGGATTTTACCCATTTTTAAGaggaaatgaaagcattttaCCCTTTTTAAGGGAAAATGAAGGGATTTTAGCCATatcttgggaaggaaacaaGCTCTTACCCATTTATTGAAGAAGGACACGAAGCCGTAGCCCTTGGACTTGCCCGTGGCCATGTCCTTGACCACCCGTGCATCcctaaaaacacaaaatgaCCCAGCTCAGCCTCAGCTCTCTCCCCTCCACTCAAATCAACTCCTTGTCCACACACACAGgagcaaaattaaatttaaaccaTTCAAATCAAGAGCTTCTCTAAGAAATGGCTGCATTTTAGAGCTGGTTCCTGCTCCCAGGCACTGTCACAGGCTGGGAATTGCAAAAAAGCTACAAGAGCTGGAATCGTgcaaagctttaaaatattatttatttgtcaATACATTCTACCTGCTCGTTGTAAATGTTCAATAGAAAtgaacagcaaataaaaattaaaattaaaaaataggaaTTGAAAGGCATATGTTGTCCTGTTTTAGCTGGATTCTTTAATTCTCAGGTCAATTTGTTACCCCCTTTTTTGGGCTGTGGGCAAAAATTTAGAAAGATtggtatttcagaaattattgaagaaaagaaaacacatttcaagTCTTAAAACCACACACCAGACATCATTATCAAACAGGAGTGATTCGAATTACGaggtacagaaaaaaacaaaacaaaaacagaggggaaaaaggaataaaattgaTAAAGGTACATAAAACTATAACATTTCTCCACTGtgaactgcagcctgtggaatTCTATCATTCTACagaacagccaaaaaaaaaaaatcaggagatCATGGAAGGGAAATCAGAGGGAACAGAGAAATGGGTCTCTGTTAGACCCCCccccttcttcttcctttttttaactttcCCAGAATTTGTGTCCCAAATTGCCTGGGGAGCTGAGCTtgagagggaaagggggaaacACTCATCTCTACTGAAAAATCTCAACTGAAAAATCTGGAATAAAGGCTCAAGAATGAGTGAAAACATGAGCAGAGTGAACacaaagggagggaggggatgttTTGACAGGGATTCAAACCAGCCAGAGGCCAAGAATTACCcaaatttctctttctgctgaTCACACCTCGAGGTCATCAATAAAAATGTTCAGCAGCAGTAaagattcaaataaaaaaaaaatcaatcaggAAATATTCCATTTGCAGAGCCTGGTCACTGATGAACAGCTcaagtcacttcattcaatcCCCCATTTTTCAAAGTTATATTTAAATAAGGAGAAAATCTGAGTCCTTTGGGATTTGGAATGAGTTCAAAAGgggaaattctgcttttttgggggaaaaaacttGAGTTTCAGGTTGGATGTGAGTCTGAGCCAGCATGAGCATCACTCCCTTCCCATCAGCACCAGGCAGGGATGGCTCTTGTAGGGAAAAATCTCTTCCAGGTAAGATGGGACAAAGGGCCTGGCCCCAGCTCGGTGCTCAGGAGGGAATCTCGGGGCTCTGGGGGACTTTTTGGGAAGGTGTTTGGTGACATCAGAGAGGGGGAGCCTCTCACACCAACACCCTGCCTGttcctgcctccctcctgcATCATTCCAGCTGTTAAACCTCTCAATCCTTCTGTCCAGCCACATCTGGCCAGAGGATGAAATCCCTGGAGCCCCATCCCTTCCACCCAAAGGATGAAATCCCTGGAGCCCCATCCCTTCCATCCAAAGGATGAAATCCCTGGAGCCCCATCCCTTCCACCCAAAGGATGAAATCCCTGGAGCCCCATCCCTTCCACCCAAAGGATGAAATCCCTGGAGCCCCATCCCTTCCACCCAAAGGATGAAATCCCTGAAGCCCCATCCCTTTCACCCAAAGGATGAAATCCCTGGAGCCCCATCCCTTCCATCCAAAGGATGAAATCCCTGGAGCCCCATCCCTTCCATCCAAAGGATGAAATCCCTGGAgccccatcccctccatccAAAGGATGAAATCCCTGGAGCCCCATCCCTTCCACCCAAAGGATGAAATCCCTGGAGCCCCATCCCTTCCATTCAGAGGATGAAATCCCTGAAGCCCCATCCCTTCCACCCAAAGGATGAAATCCCTGGAGCCCCATCCCTTCCATTCAGAGGATGAAATCCCTGAAGCCCCATCCCCTCCACCCAAAGGATGAAATCCCTGGAGCCCCATCCCTTCCATTCAGAGGATGAAATCCCTGGAGCCCCATCCCTTCCACCCAAAGGATGAAATCCCTGGAGCCCCATCCCTTCCACCCAAAGGATGAAATCCCTGGAGCCCCATCCCTTCCACCCAAAGGATGAAATCCCTGGAGCCCCATCCCTTCCATTCTTGAGGATGAAATCCCTGGAGCCCCATCCCTTCCATTCTTGAGGATGAAATCCCTGGAGCCCCATCCCTTCCATTCTTGAGGATGAAATCCCTGGAGCCCCATCCCTTCCATCCAGACTCCCTGGAACCTTCCCTCTGCACTCCCCAGTGACCCTCAGCTGCACTCAGGGGAtgcctgaagaaaaaaatcccatttacaGAACTTTTTAAACCTTCtaatgaaaagaaatcaaactggCACGAAAAGAGGAATAAACTGGAACTcctgagggagggaaaaaaaaaccccaaacaacaaaacccaaaattacTTCAATTAAACGCTTCATTACCCAACCCTCCAAAGTACTGTGTGTTGTTACAGCACCACCAAGGAACTCCAGTGTCCAGTACAGACAAGGCTAGAAGGGAAACTCATGTTTGGAGCATGGAATGGAGGGGCTGCTCCTCACTCTGCTCCCTGGGTGGGACAggctggcagggacacctcacTGGGaacatccctgccctgctggggccACCTCAGCTCCCTGACCCACAGGGTTTGGACAAATGTGTGGGGCCTCAGGTGATGCTGCCCCAGTGTCCCAAAAGAAAAGTGCATTTTGAGGGAAATGGGATATAAATGTTTGTGAAATCCGTAAACCTTCTTCAAGATACTGCTCAAAGCAGCAATTTCGAGCTCTCTATGCCTTGATTTGGAAGGGTTTTCCATCTTGAACAAGAAATAATGAACAATAATTAATCTGATGGCTTTGACCAAGCTGTTAGTTAAAGCCTGATATACAACCCCAGGTCTCTTCACAATCAGGTAACTGATCTGGATCCAGACTGCAAACGCAACTGTGTCTCACCCCAGTCCTgactccacaaaaaaaaaattggctaaGGGTGGCTGGCACCAAAAATCCAGAGTGCCAAGGGATACAGGCTGGGGAAATGCACACCCCAGGTGCAGGATCTGGATTTTCCAGGACAGGTGGGATAAAGGATGGGGCTGTGGTCCCTGCACTGCCACAGTGTCACTGATACTCAACACAGAGCTGCCTCCACTCAGGACAGAGATTTGATGACCCCAAGAAAGGACTTACGAGATTCTTCCAAAGGGAGCAAAGGCTGCTTTGATGTCTTCAGTTGTGATCTCAGGGCTGAGGTCTCCAACAAAGACGTGGAAATGGTCTTTGGGGGAAAAGAGACAGGAGGATTTAGTGGTTGAAGACAccctctgagcagagcagaggaaaaaaaaaaaacccttcttaaaaaaacctgaattaaaaatccagctgttattcaaaatacattattaaaaagCACAAAGATATGCATTAAATACCACAAAAAGCCATGCTGGATGCTACAGGAAGAGCAGAACTCCTGCTGTTCCTGACAGACCCCGTGCTTGGCAGTGCCACAAGCCAGTGATGTGAAGGACACACATTTCTATCCTGAATTTTACCAACTGCTTTAAGACCTGCCAGCATTTACTGCACAAATCTGAGACTATTTACATCTCACGTGCCCATGTCtctctccctgtgccagcaTTAGGCTGTGAtgtggaatcctggaatggtttgggtgggaagggattgaaacccacccagtgccacccctgccatggcagggacacctctcaccACCCCACGGTGctcctgggacactgccagggaaggggcagccccagggaacCAGGACTGAAGAATCAGGATGGAAAGGGGGTCCCTTCCTGATGAGAACCAGGCACAAAAGGCCTGAATCCGAGGAGTTTTCCACCTCAGTCCAACAGTGTGTGACACCGACtgagctgtgccacagcaggCACCCAACTCTctcaggcactgctgggctttAGCCCCACCAGCTTAGAATTCCATGAATTTCTCCACAGAAATTGCCAGGAGTGATGGAACCTGTTCTGGAAGGAGCCTGGATGCTCCTTGAGGGAGATGCTCAATGTGCCTCAAAAATACAGAGTGAGGCATTTTGGGTTTTAATTCACAACTGCCCAGGTACCAAACAGCCACAGATTTGCACCAAATCCCTTCCTGATGCCAcagggaaatggaaaggaagtCCTTCCATAAAAATtcaatggaaaacaaacaaaaaatcctccaaatttAGCTTCAGGGAACACCCTGGAGATCCACAATGTGATGTTTGAGATACAATTACCTTGTGAATGCTGTGTGATGGCAAAGATCACATTTGCCCTGAAGTTTAATTAATGCAAACGCAATAAATAATTAGGGTTCCAATCAAAAGCATtcccccagagctctgctggtgcatttttgtttcagaatttgcacagctcagggcacaggTGACACTTACTGCTGGTGTCTTTCTTCTGGCTGCTGGGGGTGGTGGCCCAGTTCACTTTGACCTCCTGCAAATGGGAATCAAACAACAGATTTGGCAAATCCCAAAAAGCTCAGACATCTCCAGTGCTCAAATCTGACCCTGCAAGGCACCCCATGTGCAAGGCTGGGATTAAAACTCAAGTTTAAGATATTTCTCTAGGGAGAGGGTTTGTTCTTAACAGGGCAAGAACTCCCCTGTTCTGGGGGtgttcagctggagaaaaggatccagggagagctcagagccccttccaggccCTAAAGGGgatccaggagagctggagagggactgggacaagggatggagggacaggaggaggatggaggacacagggaatggcttccaaaTGTCTCGGGGTGACTGTgaacaggacagggacagactCTGagcagtggtgcccagtgacagggtAAGGGACAACAGGCATGGACTGAAACACGagaagttccacctgaatatgaggaaaagaaggaaaatatgagGGAAAATATGAAGGAAAACTTTCCTTTGAGGCCTGGAATAGGCTGTGGTATCTCCTCAGCAGATATCAACACCCTGCCTGGACACTGCCCTGTGCACTCTGCTCTGAATGAACTTTGGCACAGGATCATCTCCAGAGGGGCCCTCCCACCCCAACCTCTCTGGAATCCTGtgattttctctctgttccACATCCTCAACTCCAACTTCCTCCCAACACTTTGAACTTCTCCCAACACCCTGAGCTCCTCCTCCCAACACCCTGAGCTCCTCCTCCCAACACCCTGAACTTCTTCCTACACCCTGAACTCCTCCTCCCAACACTTTGAACTTCTCCCAACACCCTGAGCTCCTCCTCCCAACACCCTGAGCTCCTCCTCCCAACACCCTGAGCTCCTCCTCCCAACACCCTGAACTTCTTCCTACACCCTGAACTCCTCCTCCCAACACCCTGAACTCCTCCCAACACCCTGAACTTCTCCCAACACCCTGAACTCCTCCTCCCAACACCCTGAACTCCTCCCAACACCCTGAACTTCTCCCAACACCCTGAGCTCCTCCTCCCAACACCCTGAACTCCTCCCAACACCCTGAACTTCTCCCAACACCCTGAACTCCTCCTCCCAACACCCTGTACTCCTCCTCCCAACACCCTGAACTCCTCCCCACAATTTGAACTCCTTCTTCAAATGCTCTGAACTCCTCTCCTGAGTCGTACCCCATTGAGATCTCCACCCCAAAGGAAGAGTGTGCCATTTGCAGCACACCCCTTGCTCTCCCAGCAGGATTTCCCCCTGGAATGCCCCCAgccccctggcacagccccccaGACTCACCCCGAGCATGGCATCTTACCTTACCCATTATCTTCCTGCCATTCATGGCAGCCAGGGCTGCGGCCGCGTGCCGGTGCTCGTAGAACTCCACGAAGCAGTAGGGATCATTGCCAGCTGTCTGAGACAGGAAACAAACCCGGGATTAGGGACAGGAACCTGGGATTAGGGACACAAAGCCGGGACTAGGGACAGGAACCTGGGACTAGGGACAGGAACCTGGGATTAGGGACAGGAACCTGGGATTAGGGACACAAAGATGGGACTAGGGACACAAACCTGGGACTAGGGACACAAACCCAGGACTAGGGACGGGAACCCGGGACTAGGGACACAAACCCAGGACTAGGGACACAAAGCCGGGACTAGGGACACAAAGCCGGGACTAGGGACAGGAACCTGGGACTAGGGACACAAAGCCGGGACTAGGGACAGAAACTGGGACTAGGGACACAAACTGGGACTAGGGACACAAAGCCGGGACTAGGGACACAAAGCCGGGACTAGGGACAGGAACCTGGGACTAGGGACACAAACTGGGACTAGGGACACAAAGCCAGGACTAGGGACACAAAGCCAGGACTAGGGACACAAACTGGGACTAGGGACACAAACTGGGACTAGGGACACAAAGCCAGGACTAGGGACAGGAACCCGGGACTAGGGACACAAACTGGGACTAGGGACACAAAGCCAGGACTAGGGACACAAAGCCAGGACTAGGGACACAAAGCCAGGACTAGGGACACAAAGCCGGGACTAGGGACAGGAACCTGGGACTAGGGACACAAAGCCGGGACTAGGGACACAAACTGGGActagggacacacacccaggCTCCggctgccctgctcagcctctGACTGCTGACACAACAGCCCCATGTGGAAAGGTTTTCTGACTCTGCGGGCACTAACAATGCTCCCAGAGCTCTCAATTCTGCTTTAGACAGCTAAAATTATGGTAAGGGATTTTTAAAGCCTTATTTGCAATCCTCCCATGATTTAATGAGTTCCCTGTCCCTCTCAGCAGCCCCATGTGGACAGGTTTTCTGACTCTACAGGGACTAACAATGCTCCCAGAGTTCTCAATTCTGCTTTGGAAAGAGTAGAAAATTATGGTAAAGAGTTTTTAAAACCTCATTTGCAACCCCATCATTATTTAATGAGCTCACTGTCCCTCTCCATGTCCATCCATTCTTACATTTACCACCAGGCACGTGCAGAAACGATGCCAGAACCATCTGAGTGCATCACCAGATTTATTTCAGGTGGCTGTGCCTTGTTTCCAGAGGAattcccagagccaggagcacagcctggagccagcagctctgaggaacAGGGAAGGAAATCAGAGGATTCAGGCTCTTACATCCATGATCATCTTGCAGTTCTTGCAGGGTCCGATCTGACTGAAGAGCTGCAGGATCAGAGCCTCGGTCACGTCCCTGGAGAGGTTCCCCACGTACCTGAGGGTCAAACACAGGGATGGACATGGATGTTGGACACACTGGAACCTGGAAAGGGGTTTGGGACCAGGGATGAAGCGAtaggaaaagggggaatggtttcccACTGCTGGAGGGCTGGGTGAGACAGGATATTGGGATAGAATGAGGATGGAAtgagggaggggctgggatggaattcccagtggAGCTGTGTCCACCCCTgaatccctgcaagtgtccaaggccaggctggacagggtttggagcactctgggacagtgggaggtgtccctgtccatggcagggctggcactggacgGGTTTAAtgttccttcccacccaaaccattccaggattccatgatcTTGACCTTCCAAACTGATTTCCCAGTACAGACTCCAGTTCCCATATCCCTATACCCATTCAACTCCCAGTACAGACTCCAGTTCCCATAACCCTACACCAATTTCCCAGTACAGAAACTGCAGTTCCCATATTCCTACATCGATTTCCCAGTACAGAAATTCCAGTTCCCACATCCCTACACTGAATTCCCAGTACAGAAACTCCAGTTCCCACATCCCTACACTGATTCCCCAACACAGAAATTCCAATCCCCATACCCCTACAGTGACTGTTTTCCCAGTACAGAGACTCCAGTTCCCATATCCCTACGATGATTTCCCAGTACAGAAATCCCAATTCCCATATCCCACcatcatccctgccccagcaccatttcccagctgccccagcagctcaggctgctgTTTGTCCATGTTTTACACGTTTGCTTGGCTCCTTCCAAAGGCCTCATGTTCTGGAAGCACCAGATCTGCCTGGAATATCCGAGGGCCAACGTGCTTGAGTGCACACATTCCCAAGGATCAGCCTCCCCAAGCACaaacacatcccaaatccccactCCCACCTGGGATTTTGGCTTCCTTGGCCACCAAGCCCATCCGTGACCCACGTGTGGctgtttctgttgttgttgttgagcCCAAATCACGAGATTTTTATAAAAAACCCAGTGAGAAACCTCAGCCCCCGaggtgcagccacagcttcccacaGAGGAATGTTCATGGGAAAGCTCTGCCACGGGAATCCCggccaaatcccagccctgtaAACATACTGGAGCAcctgagctgctccagaggGGCAAAGGGGCTGTCAGAGAACAACAGGAGCAATCCAAGCTCTGCTCaggttcctgcagctccagaggggCAAAGGGGCTGTCAGAGAACAACAGGAGCAATCCAAGCTCTGCtcattctcctgctgctgctggagggatgTGCTCTGAGGTTTGGTTATGTGGGAAGGAGACAGAGTGATTGTCAGGAATGGCTCCTACAGGAGCTCTGCGGTAATTATTTAGGCAGCTGTTTTAGGTAGGAGGCAGGACTGGGTTTTAAAAACCCTTTACAGGCTTTGTCTGGCTCTAAGTGAGTGATTCCTGCACTTCTGACAAGTCTCCTTAAAAACTTAAGAAAAGGAGGGATTAGAGCACTTCATTAAGGCAATTAACACCAGGACATTCTCCCTCCAGCAAGTTCATCTGAGAGTGGGATCAGAGAGGGTGGAAAAGACTGCAAGATCATTGAGCCCAACCTCTGACCCATCACCACCTCGTTAACCAGAGCTAAATTAGCAAGGCCTCTCTTTAactccctttaaaaaatattataattatttgGATAACAAATCAATGGAAGCCCCAGAGTGATGAGCCCCGTGTGACCTTCTGGGTCTAAATTCATTAATTTGCTGTTGGAAGGTTCCCAAACAGAGTGTCCTGATGGACACTCTGACTGATGGGATTTCATCCCAATAAACAAGCCTCTCCTGAAACATTCCTGACCTCAGCACTGGGTTTAGCAGGTTTTAGAGAAGTGATTCCCAAAAGTCCCATGAACTTCTGCCAAGGCATTCCTGAAGGATCCAGTGCAGGATTATTTCTGTGTACACAGAGTCTGCCAAGGAAGGTGGGGAACACCCAGAGCTGGGCCATGAACCATTCCCTGACTTCTCCATGGAATTTTCAGCACACCTGGACCTTGTCCTGTGCTCACACAAAAATGACCCAGCACCCAGGTGACCCTGCCAGGCAGCAACACAAGGAGAGCTCAGTCCTACCTCTTCCTGCACCTCTCCCatccctttctttcctgttaATTGGACGAGAATCCAATTAACGAGTCGGTTGATGACTCTGCAGATGAAGGGCTGTGTTATCCAAGTTTATCTTGAGAAGCTAAATCCAACTGCTGCCAGCTCTTATGCGAGCTTCAGAccacaaattaatttaatttaggaCACGTATCCCACGTGCATCCATggaaaacacaaacaacaaGACTCTGTCACCTCCAAACTGCTCTGCAGATCCACCATCTGCTGCTGAAAAGTGCCTTTCAAGGAAGGGAACTGCCCCTCCAGGAATTCAtttacaagaggaaaaaaagctccTAAGggaacacagagctctgcaccCCCCTCACTGACACGGCTGAGGTGGAAAGGCAAAAACATGGAGTTACTTCCAGAAGTGTCTGCAATCTGTTCCAGAAAAACAACTGGAATGTGTTAAGGAATGTGTTAAGGGTGCAGAGGGCTTTGGGGGCTACACAGCTGAGGGAGCCCCAAAACCTACACCTTGGGGggggattctggagcagaaatCCTTCAGAAATCCCCCTGTGAGCATGGATTTAACACCCACTAAAGATCCCAACTTTCCACCTTTGACTGCTC of Cinclus cinclus chromosome 29, bCinCin1.1, whole genome shotgun sequence contains these proteins:
- the TIA1 gene encoding cytotoxic granule associated RNA binding protein TIA1 isoform X5, coding for MEDEMPKTLYVGNLSRDVTEALILQLFSQIGPCKNCKMIMDTAGNDPYCFVEFYEHRHAAAALAAMNGRKIMGKEVKVNWATTPSSQKKDTSNHFHVFVGDLSPEITTEDIKAAFAPFGRISDARVVKDMATGKSKGYGFVSFFNKWDAENAIQQMGGQWLGGRQIRTNWATRKPPAPKSTYESSTKQLSYDEVVTQSSPGNCTVYCGGVTSGLTEQLMRQTFSPFGQIMEIRVFPDKGYSFVRFNSHESAAHAIVSVNGTTIEGHVVKCYWGKETPDMVSPVQQGQLSYPPAYGQWGQWYGGAQLGQYVPNGWQVPTYGVYGQAWNQQGFGQSQSSAPWMGPGYGVQAAQGQNGAVVPPQPGFRVGFETP